The following are encoded in a window of Doryrhamphus excisus isolate RoL2022-K1 chromosome 16, RoL_Dexc_1.0, whole genome shotgun sequence genomic DNA:
- the LOC131103979 gene encoding PDZ domain-containing protein 4 isoform X3: MMLTAFHEVKEVHELHPDGVLFLARRPLLSLTCLHISTGLREILKGQTCSKSGEAKGVKMRDEVNRKELTHLSGDPTLDIRDPLLSSILRRGTRRRAAPSVPPAVIVPVTMGMADCVDSCTQTDISFQHMLTLGKSRQHPCGAPSPPDPPPSPPLPPLLEPYLLNELFLEPVYCDPADYFDISQHDVDRQDELEYEEVELYKSRQQDKLGLTVCYRTDDEEDLGIYVGEVNPNSIAAMDGRIRKGDRILQINGVDIQDREEAVAILTREDSTNVSLLLARPEIENDNQMDPDEAELEPLDNGVHLHGTSVPPSPLDGTMACGGHGCLLNRDSPHLLSVSQELDSGVGRTDESTRYEESSEHDLLGDDQTSASNTNATNTPGSLRKFSFNRSDAVPFAYSQDLQFSTDSLLGLDCVSGGGSDQLEPGDRMTMPGLTEEECERYKELLEVKCYYEKNSSVSLDENRNESLTQQEMALLEEELRHLEFKCRNILRAQKMQQLRERCLKAWPLEDKSARSEESCHHTLSDINELPERERSDKDSTSAYNTGGESCRSTPLVNEQHPSPSTPSLEGEPLLLSSSSRQRERANRCCERADGVHANLNQASHSHRRASNPGAKLGSLSRDGGARRGSDGGARRGSKANEGIARPGGRSAENSPYMSRRQNETKLPQRYLSCMHLRSPCEVTCEKLGGLRHGTRDGADDHQGGDVSPMSLGSTCKDVAPIPLGPRMEWKVKIRSDGSRYVAKRPVRDRLLKARAIKIREERSGMTTDDDAVSEMKMGRYWSKEERKQQLQKAREQRRRREMMMQSRLDFLREREQGGAGGQQGATQQQDANSILELCQRRSTKKRSRRILDNWITIQELLTHGSRSADGSKVYNPLLSVTTV; encoded by the exons GTGAACAGAAAGGAGCTCACCCACCTATCTGGGGATCCCACCCTGGACATACGGGACCCTCTACTCTCCAGCATACTGAGGCGTGGAACACGCAGACGTGCAGCTCCCTCAGTGCCCCCTGCTGTGATTGTACCGGTGACCATGGGGATGGCCGACTGCGTGGACAGCTGTACCCAAACGGACATCAGCTTCCAACACATGTTGACTCTCGGCAAGAGCAGACAGCATCCCTGTGGAGCTCCATCTCCACCTGACCCTCCACCGTCGCCCCCACTACCCCCACTCCTGGAGCCGTATCTACTCAATGAACT TTTCCTGGAGCCTGTGTACTGTGACCCTGCAGACTACTTTGATATCAGTCAGCATGACGTCGACAGGCAGGACGAGCTGGAATATGAG GAAGTGGAGCTGTACAAGTCTCGTCAGCAGGATAAACTCGGACTGACGGTGTGCTACAGAACAGACGATGAGGAGGATCTCGGGATATATGTCGGCGAG GTGAACCCAAACAGTATTGCTGCTATGGATGGCCGCATCCGCAAGGGGGACAGAATACTTCag ATCAATGGAGTGGACATCCAGGACAGAGAAGAGGCGGTTGCTATCCTTACCAGAGAGGACAGCACTAATGTCTCCTTGCTCCTCGCACGACCCGAGATAGAG AACGACAACCAGATGGACCCAGatgaagcagaactggagcCACTGGACAACGGCGTCCATCTGCATGGCACCTCCGTGCCGCCCTCCCCTCTCGACGGTACCATGGCCTGCGGGGGCCACGGCTGCTTACTGAACCGAGACTCGCCTCATTTGCTGAGCGTCAGCCAGGAGCTGGACAGCGGAGTGGGTCGCACGGACGAAAGCACGCGCTACGAGGAGTCTTCGGAACACGACCTCCTCGGAGACGACCAAACCAGCGCGTCCAACACCAACGCCACCAACACACCCGGGAGCCTGCGCAAGTTTTCATTCAACAGAAGCGACGCGGTGCCGTTCGCGTACTCCCAGGATCTCCAATTCAGCACCGACTCCCTTTTAGGGTTGGACTGTGTCAGCGGTGGGGGGTCGGATCAGTTGGAGCCCGGCGACAGAATGACGATGCCTGGGTTGACGGAAGAAGAGTGCGAGCGGTACAAAGAGCTCCTGGAGGTCAAGTGTTACTACGAGAAGAACAGCAGCGTCTCGCTAGACGAGAACAGGAACGAGAGCCTGACGCAGCAGGAGATGGCGctcctggaggaggagctgcGCCACTTGGAGTTCAAGTGCCGGAACATCCTGAGGGCGCAGAAGATGCAGCAGCTGAGGGAGCGTTGCCTCAAGGCTTGGCCTCTGGAGGACAAAAGCGCACGCTCGGAGGAGTCGTGCCACCACACGCTGTCGGACATCAACGAACTTCCAGAGCGGGAACGCTCCGACAAGGACAGCACAAGTGCCTACAACACCGGAGGGGAAAGCTGCAGGAGCACCCCGCTTGTCAACGAACAGCACCCTTCTCCTTCCACACCAAGCCTGGAAGGAGAACCTCTGCTCCTGTCGAGCTCCTCAAGACAAAGAGAACGAGCGAACCGCTGCTGTGAGCGAGCGGACGGCGTCCATGCCAACCTCAACCAAGCGTCCCACTCTCACAGGAGAGCATCCAATCCTGGAGCTAAACTCGGCTCCTTGTCCCGCGATGGAGGCGCTCGCAGGGGTTCGGACGGAGGAGCCAGACGTGGTTCTAAAGCCAATGAGGGGATCGCGAGGCCCGGAGGACGCAGTGCGGAGAACAGTCCGTACATGTCTCGGCGTCAGAACGAAACCAAGCTGCCTCAGCGCTACCTGAGCTGCATGCACCTGAGGTCCCCCTGTGAGGTCACCTGTGAAAAGCTCGGGGGACTCAGACATGGAACCAGAGACGGCGCCGACGACCACCAAGGTGGAGACGTCAGCCCGATGAGCCTGGGTAGCACCTGTAAGGATGTCGCCCCAATACCGTTGGGCCCTCGCATGGAGTGGAAGGTGAAGATCCGCAGTGACGGATCACGCTACGTGGCAAAAAGACCCGTGAGGGACCGCCTCCTGAAGGCGCGGGCCATTAAGATTCGAGAGGAGCGTAGCGGCATGACGACGGACGACGACGCGGTGAGCGAAATGAAGATGGGCCGCTACTGGAGCAAAGAGGAGCGCAAGCAGCAGTTGCAAAAAGCCAGGGAACAGCGGCGGCGTCGGGAGATGATGATGCAGAGCCGCCTGGACTTCCTCAGGGAGCGGGAACAGGGGGGCGCCGGGGGACAGCAGGGGGCCACGCAGCAACAAGACGCCAACTCAATCCTGGAGCTGTGCCAGCGCAGGAGCACAAAGAAGCGAAGTCGGAGGATTTTGGACAACTGGATCACGATTCAGGAACTGCTGACGCACGGGAGCAGGTCTGCTGACGGGAGCAAAGTTTACAACCCACTGCTGTCTGTCACCACGGTCTGA
- the LOC131103979 gene encoding PDZ domain-containing protein 4 isoform X2, whose translation MLTAFHEVKEVHELHPDGVLFLARRPLLSLTCLHISTGLREILKGQTCSKSGEAKGVKMRDEKGHISVPCSFHADGVLKVNRKELTHLSGDPTLDIRDPLLSSILRRGTRRRAAPSVPPAVIVPVTMGMADCVDSCTQTDISFQHMLTLGKSRQHPCGAPSPPDPPPSPPLPPLLEPYLLNELFLEPVYCDPADYFDISQHDVDRQDELEYEEVELYKSRQQDKLGLTVCYRTDDEEDLGIYVGEVNPNSIAAMDGRIRKGDRILQINGVDIQDREEAVAILTREDSTNVSLLLARPEIENDNQMDPDEAELEPLDNGVHLHGTSVPPSPLDGTMACGGHGCLLNRDSPHLLSVSQELDSGVGRTDESTRYEESSEHDLLGDDQTSASNTNATNTPGSLRKFSFNRSDAVPFAYSQDLQFSTDSLLGLDCVSGGGSDQLEPGDRMTMPGLTEEECERYKELLEVKCYYEKNSSVSLDENRNESLTQQEMALLEEELRHLEFKCRNILRAQKMQQLRERCLKAWPLEDKSARSEESCHHTLSDINELPERERSDKDSTSAYNTGGESCRSTPLVNEQHPSPSTPSLEGEPLLLSSSSRQRERANRCCERADGVHANLNQASHSHRRASNPGAKLGSLSRDGGARRGSDGGARRGSKANEGIARPGGRSAENSPYMSRRQNETKLPQRYLSCMHLRSPCEVTCEKLGGLRHGTRDGADDHQGGDVSPMSLGSTCKDVAPIPLGPRMEWKVKIRSDGSRYVAKRPVRDRLLKARAIKIREERSGMTTDDDAVSEMKMGRYWSKEERKQQLQKAREQRRRREMMMQSRLDFLREREQGGAGGQQGATQQQDANSILELCQRRSTKKRSRRILDNWITIQELLTHGSRSADGSKVYNPLLSVTTV comes from the exons AAGGGTCACATAAGCGTGCCATGCTCTTTCCATGCTGACGGTGTCTTGAAG GTGAACAGAAAGGAGCTCACCCACCTATCTGGGGATCCCACCCTGGACATACGGGACCCTCTACTCTCCAGCATACTGAGGCGTGGAACACGCAGACGTGCAGCTCCCTCAGTGCCCCCTGCTGTGATTGTACCGGTGACCATGGGGATGGCCGACTGCGTGGACAGCTGTACCCAAACGGACATCAGCTTCCAACACATGTTGACTCTCGGCAAGAGCAGACAGCATCCCTGTGGAGCTCCATCTCCACCTGACCCTCCACCGTCGCCCCCACTACCCCCACTCCTGGAGCCGTATCTACTCAATGAACT TTTCCTGGAGCCTGTGTACTGTGACCCTGCAGACTACTTTGATATCAGTCAGCATGACGTCGACAGGCAGGACGAGCTGGAATATGAG GAAGTGGAGCTGTACAAGTCTCGTCAGCAGGATAAACTCGGACTGACGGTGTGCTACAGAACAGACGATGAGGAGGATCTCGGGATATATGTCGGCGAG GTGAACCCAAACAGTATTGCTGCTATGGATGGCCGCATCCGCAAGGGGGACAGAATACTTCag ATCAATGGAGTGGACATCCAGGACAGAGAAGAGGCGGTTGCTATCCTTACCAGAGAGGACAGCACTAATGTCTCCTTGCTCCTCGCACGACCCGAGATAGAG AACGACAACCAGATGGACCCAGatgaagcagaactggagcCACTGGACAACGGCGTCCATCTGCATGGCACCTCCGTGCCGCCCTCCCCTCTCGACGGTACCATGGCCTGCGGGGGCCACGGCTGCTTACTGAACCGAGACTCGCCTCATTTGCTGAGCGTCAGCCAGGAGCTGGACAGCGGAGTGGGTCGCACGGACGAAAGCACGCGCTACGAGGAGTCTTCGGAACACGACCTCCTCGGAGACGACCAAACCAGCGCGTCCAACACCAACGCCACCAACACACCCGGGAGCCTGCGCAAGTTTTCATTCAACAGAAGCGACGCGGTGCCGTTCGCGTACTCCCAGGATCTCCAATTCAGCACCGACTCCCTTTTAGGGTTGGACTGTGTCAGCGGTGGGGGGTCGGATCAGTTGGAGCCCGGCGACAGAATGACGATGCCTGGGTTGACGGAAGAAGAGTGCGAGCGGTACAAAGAGCTCCTGGAGGTCAAGTGTTACTACGAGAAGAACAGCAGCGTCTCGCTAGACGAGAACAGGAACGAGAGCCTGACGCAGCAGGAGATGGCGctcctggaggaggagctgcGCCACTTGGAGTTCAAGTGCCGGAACATCCTGAGGGCGCAGAAGATGCAGCAGCTGAGGGAGCGTTGCCTCAAGGCTTGGCCTCTGGAGGACAAAAGCGCACGCTCGGAGGAGTCGTGCCACCACACGCTGTCGGACATCAACGAACTTCCAGAGCGGGAACGCTCCGACAAGGACAGCACAAGTGCCTACAACACCGGAGGGGAAAGCTGCAGGAGCACCCCGCTTGTCAACGAACAGCACCCTTCTCCTTCCACACCAAGCCTGGAAGGAGAACCTCTGCTCCTGTCGAGCTCCTCAAGACAAAGAGAACGAGCGAACCGCTGCTGTGAGCGAGCGGACGGCGTCCATGCCAACCTCAACCAAGCGTCCCACTCTCACAGGAGAGCATCCAATCCTGGAGCTAAACTCGGCTCCTTGTCCCGCGATGGAGGCGCTCGCAGGGGTTCGGACGGAGGAGCCAGACGTGGTTCTAAAGCCAATGAGGGGATCGCGAGGCCCGGAGGACGCAGTGCGGAGAACAGTCCGTACATGTCTCGGCGTCAGAACGAAACCAAGCTGCCTCAGCGCTACCTGAGCTGCATGCACCTGAGGTCCCCCTGTGAGGTCACCTGTGAAAAGCTCGGGGGACTCAGACATGGAACCAGAGACGGCGCCGACGACCACCAAGGTGGAGACGTCAGCCCGATGAGCCTGGGTAGCACCTGTAAGGATGTCGCCCCAATACCGTTGGGCCCTCGCATGGAGTGGAAGGTGAAGATCCGCAGTGACGGATCACGCTACGTGGCAAAAAGACCCGTGAGGGACCGCCTCCTGAAGGCGCGGGCCATTAAGATTCGAGAGGAGCGTAGCGGCATGACGACGGACGACGACGCGGTGAGCGAAATGAAGATGGGCCGCTACTGGAGCAAAGAGGAGCGCAAGCAGCAGTTGCAAAAAGCCAGGGAACAGCGGCGGCGTCGGGAGATGATGATGCAGAGCCGCCTGGACTTCCTCAGGGAGCGGGAACAGGGGGGCGCCGGGGGACAGCAGGGGGCCACGCAGCAACAAGACGCCAACTCAATCCTGGAGCTGTGCCAGCGCAGGAGCACAAAGAAGCGAAGTCGGAGGATTTTGGACAACTGGATCACGATTCAGGAACTGCTGACGCACGGGAGCAGGTCTGCTGACGGGAGCAAAGTTTACAACCCACTGCTGTCTGTCACCACGGTCTGA
- the LOC131103979 gene encoding PDZ domain-containing protein 4 isoform X1 produces MMLTAFHEVKEVHELHPDGVLFLARRPLLSLTCLHISTGLREILKGQTCSKSGEAKGVKMRDEKGHISVPCSFHADGVLKVNRKELTHLSGDPTLDIRDPLLSSILRRGTRRRAAPSVPPAVIVPVTMGMADCVDSCTQTDISFQHMLTLGKSRQHPCGAPSPPDPPPSPPLPPLLEPYLLNELFLEPVYCDPADYFDISQHDVDRQDELEYEEVELYKSRQQDKLGLTVCYRTDDEEDLGIYVGEVNPNSIAAMDGRIRKGDRILQINGVDIQDREEAVAILTREDSTNVSLLLARPEIENDNQMDPDEAELEPLDNGVHLHGTSVPPSPLDGTMACGGHGCLLNRDSPHLLSVSQELDSGVGRTDESTRYEESSEHDLLGDDQTSASNTNATNTPGSLRKFSFNRSDAVPFAYSQDLQFSTDSLLGLDCVSGGGSDQLEPGDRMTMPGLTEEECERYKELLEVKCYYEKNSSVSLDENRNESLTQQEMALLEEELRHLEFKCRNILRAQKMQQLRERCLKAWPLEDKSARSEESCHHTLSDINELPERERSDKDSTSAYNTGGESCRSTPLVNEQHPSPSTPSLEGEPLLLSSSSRQRERANRCCERADGVHANLNQASHSHRRASNPGAKLGSLSRDGGARRGSDGGARRGSKANEGIARPGGRSAENSPYMSRRQNETKLPQRYLSCMHLRSPCEVTCEKLGGLRHGTRDGADDHQGGDVSPMSLGSTCKDVAPIPLGPRMEWKVKIRSDGSRYVAKRPVRDRLLKARAIKIREERSGMTTDDDAVSEMKMGRYWSKEERKQQLQKAREQRRRREMMMQSRLDFLREREQGGAGGQQGATQQQDANSILELCQRRSTKKRSRRILDNWITIQELLTHGSRSADGSKVYNPLLSVTTV; encoded by the exons AAGGGTCACATAAGCGTGCCATGCTCTTTCCATGCTGACGGTGTCTTGAAG GTGAACAGAAAGGAGCTCACCCACCTATCTGGGGATCCCACCCTGGACATACGGGACCCTCTACTCTCCAGCATACTGAGGCGTGGAACACGCAGACGTGCAGCTCCCTCAGTGCCCCCTGCTGTGATTGTACCGGTGACCATGGGGATGGCCGACTGCGTGGACAGCTGTACCCAAACGGACATCAGCTTCCAACACATGTTGACTCTCGGCAAGAGCAGACAGCATCCCTGTGGAGCTCCATCTCCACCTGACCCTCCACCGTCGCCCCCACTACCCCCACTCCTGGAGCCGTATCTACTCAATGAACT TTTCCTGGAGCCTGTGTACTGTGACCCTGCAGACTACTTTGATATCAGTCAGCATGACGTCGACAGGCAGGACGAGCTGGAATATGAG GAAGTGGAGCTGTACAAGTCTCGTCAGCAGGATAAACTCGGACTGACGGTGTGCTACAGAACAGACGATGAGGAGGATCTCGGGATATATGTCGGCGAG GTGAACCCAAACAGTATTGCTGCTATGGATGGCCGCATCCGCAAGGGGGACAGAATACTTCag ATCAATGGAGTGGACATCCAGGACAGAGAAGAGGCGGTTGCTATCCTTACCAGAGAGGACAGCACTAATGTCTCCTTGCTCCTCGCACGACCCGAGATAGAG AACGACAACCAGATGGACCCAGatgaagcagaactggagcCACTGGACAACGGCGTCCATCTGCATGGCACCTCCGTGCCGCCCTCCCCTCTCGACGGTACCATGGCCTGCGGGGGCCACGGCTGCTTACTGAACCGAGACTCGCCTCATTTGCTGAGCGTCAGCCAGGAGCTGGACAGCGGAGTGGGTCGCACGGACGAAAGCACGCGCTACGAGGAGTCTTCGGAACACGACCTCCTCGGAGACGACCAAACCAGCGCGTCCAACACCAACGCCACCAACACACCCGGGAGCCTGCGCAAGTTTTCATTCAACAGAAGCGACGCGGTGCCGTTCGCGTACTCCCAGGATCTCCAATTCAGCACCGACTCCCTTTTAGGGTTGGACTGTGTCAGCGGTGGGGGGTCGGATCAGTTGGAGCCCGGCGACAGAATGACGATGCCTGGGTTGACGGAAGAAGAGTGCGAGCGGTACAAAGAGCTCCTGGAGGTCAAGTGTTACTACGAGAAGAACAGCAGCGTCTCGCTAGACGAGAACAGGAACGAGAGCCTGACGCAGCAGGAGATGGCGctcctggaggaggagctgcGCCACTTGGAGTTCAAGTGCCGGAACATCCTGAGGGCGCAGAAGATGCAGCAGCTGAGGGAGCGTTGCCTCAAGGCTTGGCCTCTGGAGGACAAAAGCGCACGCTCGGAGGAGTCGTGCCACCACACGCTGTCGGACATCAACGAACTTCCAGAGCGGGAACGCTCCGACAAGGACAGCACAAGTGCCTACAACACCGGAGGGGAAAGCTGCAGGAGCACCCCGCTTGTCAACGAACAGCACCCTTCTCCTTCCACACCAAGCCTGGAAGGAGAACCTCTGCTCCTGTCGAGCTCCTCAAGACAAAGAGAACGAGCGAACCGCTGCTGTGAGCGAGCGGACGGCGTCCATGCCAACCTCAACCAAGCGTCCCACTCTCACAGGAGAGCATCCAATCCTGGAGCTAAACTCGGCTCCTTGTCCCGCGATGGAGGCGCTCGCAGGGGTTCGGACGGAGGAGCCAGACGTGGTTCTAAAGCCAATGAGGGGATCGCGAGGCCCGGAGGACGCAGTGCGGAGAACAGTCCGTACATGTCTCGGCGTCAGAACGAAACCAAGCTGCCTCAGCGCTACCTGAGCTGCATGCACCTGAGGTCCCCCTGTGAGGTCACCTGTGAAAAGCTCGGGGGACTCAGACATGGAACCAGAGACGGCGCCGACGACCACCAAGGTGGAGACGTCAGCCCGATGAGCCTGGGTAGCACCTGTAAGGATGTCGCCCCAATACCGTTGGGCCCTCGCATGGAGTGGAAGGTGAAGATCCGCAGTGACGGATCACGCTACGTGGCAAAAAGACCCGTGAGGGACCGCCTCCTGAAGGCGCGGGCCATTAAGATTCGAGAGGAGCGTAGCGGCATGACGACGGACGACGACGCGGTGAGCGAAATGAAGATGGGCCGCTACTGGAGCAAAGAGGAGCGCAAGCAGCAGTTGCAAAAAGCCAGGGAACAGCGGCGGCGTCGGGAGATGATGATGCAGAGCCGCCTGGACTTCCTCAGGGAGCGGGAACAGGGGGGCGCCGGGGGACAGCAGGGGGCCACGCAGCAACAAGACGCCAACTCAATCCTGGAGCTGTGCCAGCGCAGGAGCACAAAGAAGCGAAGTCGGAGGATTTTGGACAACTGGATCACGATTCAGGAACTGCTGACGCACGGGAGCAGGTCTGCTGACGGGAGCAAAGTTTACAACCCACTGCTGTCTGTCACCACGGTCTGA
- the LOC131103979 gene encoding PDZ domain-containing protein 4 isoform X6 — MGMADCVDSCTQTDISFQHMLTLGKSRQHPCGAPSPPDPPPSPPLPPLLEPYLLNELFLEPVYCDPADYFDISQHDVDRQDELEYEEVELYKSRQQDKLGLTVCYRTDDEEDLGIYVGEVNPNSIAAMDGRIRKGDRILQINGVDIQDREEAVAILTREDSTNVSLLLARPEIENDNQMDPDEAELEPLDNGVHLHGTSVPPSPLDGTMACGGHGCLLNRDSPHLLSVSQELDSGVGRTDESTRYEESSEHDLLGDDQTSASNTNATNTPGSLRKFSFNRSDAVPFAYSQDLQFSTDSLLGLDCVSGGGSDQLEPGDRMTMPGLTEEECERYKELLEVKCYYEKNSSVSLDENRNESLTQQEMALLEEELRHLEFKCRNILRAQKMQQLRERCLKAWPLEDKSARSEESCHHTLSDINELPERERSDKDSTSAYNTGGESCRSTPLVNEQHPSPSTPSLEGEPLLLSSSSRQRERANRCCERADGVHANLNQASHSHRRASNPGAKLGSLSRDGGARRGSDGGARRGSKANEGIARPGGRSAENSPYMSRRQNETKLPQRYLSCMHLRSPCEVTCEKLGGLRHGTRDGADDHQGGDVSPMSLGSTCKDVAPIPLGPRMEWKVKIRSDGSRYVAKRPVRDRLLKARAIKIREERSGMTTDDDAVSEMKMGRYWSKEERKQQLQKAREQRRRREMMMQSRLDFLREREQGGAGGQQGATQQQDANSILELCQRRSTKKRSRRILDNWITIQELLTHGSRSADGSKVYNPLLSVTTV; from the exons ATGGGGATGGCCGACTGCGTGGACAGCTGTACCCAAACGGACATCAGCTTCCAACACATGTTGACTCTCGGCAAGAGCAGACAGCATCCCTGTGGAGCTCCATCTCCACCTGACCCTCCACCGTCGCCCCCACTACCCCCACTCCTGGAGCCGTATCTACTCAATGAACT TTTCCTGGAGCCTGTGTACTGTGACCCTGCAGACTACTTTGATATCAGTCAGCATGACGTCGACAGGCAGGACGAGCTGGAATATGAG GAAGTGGAGCTGTACAAGTCTCGTCAGCAGGATAAACTCGGACTGACGGTGTGCTACAGAACAGACGATGAGGAGGATCTCGGGATATATGTCGGCGAG GTGAACCCAAACAGTATTGCTGCTATGGATGGCCGCATCCGCAAGGGGGACAGAATACTTCag ATCAATGGAGTGGACATCCAGGACAGAGAAGAGGCGGTTGCTATCCTTACCAGAGAGGACAGCACTAATGTCTCCTTGCTCCTCGCACGACCCGAGATAGAG AACGACAACCAGATGGACCCAGatgaagcagaactggagcCACTGGACAACGGCGTCCATCTGCATGGCACCTCCGTGCCGCCCTCCCCTCTCGACGGTACCATGGCCTGCGGGGGCCACGGCTGCTTACTGAACCGAGACTCGCCTCATTTGCTGAGCGTCAGCCAGGAGCTGGACAGCGGAGTGGGTCGCACGGACGAAAGCACGCGCTACGAGGAGTCTTCGGAACACGACCTCCTCGGAGACGACCAAACCAGCGCGTCCAACACCAACGCCACCAACACACCCGGGAGCCTGCGCAAGTTTTCATTCAACAGAAGCGACGCGGTGCCGTTCGCGTACTCCCAGGATCTCCAATTCAGCACCGACTCCCTTTTAGGGTTGGACTGTGTCAGCGGTGGGGGGTCGGATCAGTTGGAGCCCGGCGACAGAATGACGATGCCTGGGTTGACGGAAGAAGAGTGCGAGCGGTACAAAGAGCTCCTGGAGGTCAAGTGTTACTACGAGAAGAACAGCAGCGTCTCGCTAGACGAGAACAGGAACGAGAGCCTGACGCAGCAGGAGATGGCGctcctggaggaggagctgcGCCACTTGGAGTTCAAGTGCCGGAACATCCTGAGGGCGCAGAAGATGCAGCAGCTGAGGGAGCGTTGCCTCAAGGCTTGGCCTCTGGAGGACAAAAGCGCACGCTCGGAGGAGTCGTGCCACCACACGCTGTCGGACATCAACGAACTTCCAGAGCGGGAACGCTCCGACAAGGACAGCACAAGTGCCTACAACACCGGAGGGGAAAGCTGCAGGAGCACCCCGCTTGTCAACGAACAGCACCCTTCTCCTTCCACACCAAGCCTGGAAGGAGAACCTCTGCTCCTGTCGAGCTCCTCAAGACAAAGAGAACGAGCGAACCGCTGCTGTGAGCGAGCGGACGGCGTCCATGCCAACCTCAACCAAGCGTCCCACTCTCACAGGAGAGCATCCAATCCTGGAGCTAAACTCGGCTCCTTGTCCCGCGATGGAGGCGCTCGCAGGGGTTCGGACGGAGGAGCCAGACGTGGTTCTAAAGCCAATGAGGGGATCGCGAGGCCCGGAGGACGCAGTGCGGAGAACAGTCCGTACATGTCTCGGCGTCAGAACGAAACCAAGCTGCCTCAGCGCTACCTGAGCTGCATGCACCTGAGGTCCCCCTGTGAGGTCACCTGTGAAAAGCTCGGGGGACTCAGACATGGAACCAGAGACGGCGCCGACGACCACCAAGGTGGAGACGTCAGCCCGATGAGCCTGGGTAGCACCTGTAAGGATGTCGCCCCAATACCGTTGGGCCCTCGCATGGAGTGGAAGGTGAAGATCCGCAGTGACGGATCACGCTACGTGGCAAAAAGACCCGTGAGGGACCGCCTCCTGAAGGCGCGGGCCATTAAGATTCGAGAGGAGCGTAGCGGCATGACGACGGACGACGACGCGGTGAGCGAAATGAAGATGGGCCGCTACTGGAGCAAAGAGGAGCGCAAGCAGCAGTTGCAAAAAGCCAGGGAACAGCGGCGGCGTCGGGAGATGATGATGCAGAGCCGCCTGGACTTCCTCAGGGAGCGGGAACAGGGGGGCGCCGGGGGACAGCAGGGGGCCACGCAGCAACAAGACGCCAACTCAATCCTGGAGCTGTGCCAGCGCAGGAGCACAAAGAAGCGAAGTCGGAGGATTTTGGACAACTGGATCACGATTCAGGAACTGCTGACGCACGGGAGCAGGTCTGCTGACGGGAGCAAAGTTTACAACCCACTGCTGTCTGTCACCACGGTCTGA